The sequence GCGGTCTCCACCCAGTGCGCGACCACGGCGCGCACCTTCCACAGGCGGCCGCGCCACAGGAACGCCTCGGGGCCCTCGGTCTCTCCACGTCGCACTTCGACGGGGTCGTGTAGTAGTCGCATGCTGCGTCTCCTCATCGCTCCTCGACCCCACCACCGGCCCCGGGGACGGTGGGGTCGAGGTCACCGCCCACCGGGGCCGCGTCCGAACAGGTGTTCGAACAAGACCAAAGGTACACGGCCCCACCGACAGTGGGTCAAGAGCGAGCGCAGAAACCTCTAGTGCACACGCAGGTAGGCGCTGGTGTCCTTGCGCCACAGGAAGAAGACGAGCAACAACCAGGCCACGAGGAAGACCGCCGAGACGACCACGAAGGCCGCCGGCAGGTCGTAGTCGATCCCCAGCACCGCCACCAGGATGCCGAAGAAGCTGGTCGCGGTCAGCACCAGTCGCGACCACCCGTGCCCGTCGACGAGGAACGCCCCGAGCACGCCGACCAGCCCCACGAAGACGATGAACGAGACCACCGCCAGTGGCACGAACTTCGGCACCATCGCCTCGTCCCGCAGCGCCGCCATCCCGCCGGAGACCAGGATCTCCTGGGCCCGGGAGTTGCCCTCGGCCCATGTCGCGATGACCTCGTCACGCTGCAGCCAGGTCAGCAGCACCCCCGTACCGCTGGACAGGACCAGCACGACCAGGCACCACAGCGCGTTGCGGACCGACCGGGGCACGTTCCGGCTCCCGAGGAACGGCAACGACTTCTGCATATCTTCCGGCTCCCCCTGGAACGACGATGGGACTGACTAGGCTCGCACCATGGCGAACGAACACCCAGCTGTCACCTCATTTCGAGGCCAGCTGGCCCGGCGCGGCGGCACCGGCGACGTGATCATCCTGCCCGACTCGGTCCACACCGCCATACTCGCCTCGCAGGCCCTCGGGTGCGAGGTCGGCGCCATCGCCAACAGCCTGCTCTTCGACGCCGGCGGCCAGCCCGTCCTGATCCTCACCTCCGGCGCCCACCGCGTCGACACCGCCAAGGCCGCAGACCTCATCGGTCTCGGACGACTGCAGCGGGCCAGCGCAGACTTCGTCAAGCAGCACACCGGCCAGGTCATCGGAGGCGTCTCCCCCATCGCCCATCCGGCGCCGGTGCCGACCTGGATCGACACCTGGCTGCGCCGCCACGACGTCGTGTGGGCCGCTGCCGGGCATCCCGCCGCAGTCTTCTCCACGACCTTCGAAGAGCTGGTCGAGATGACCGGCGCCGTCGAGATCGAGGTGGAGTGATGGAGATCTGGCTCAACCCCGCGTGCTCCAAGTGCCGTACGGCGGTCGCCGAGCTGGACGCCGCCGGCACCGACTACACCGTCCGCCGCTATCTCGAGGACCCGCCGACGGCCGACGAGCTCGCGGCCGTCGTGGACCGCCTCGGCGTCGACCCCTGGCACCTGGCCCGCGACAAGGAGGCCCGCGAGGCCGGCATCGACCTCCCCCGCGACGCCGGGCACCGCGACGCCTGGCTCGCTGCGCTCGCCGCCCATCCCCGCGCCATCCAGCGCCCGATCATCACGGCCGCAGACGGCACCACGGTGGTGGGGCGCGACCCCGACTCGCTGCGTGCCGTGATCGACGCGGAGACCGTCCAGGAACGGCTGACCCGCCCGCCCGGGCCGTCCTCCTAGGGTGGGGTCGTGGAATCACTCGCCCTGACCTTCTCCAGCGGCTGGGCCAGCGGCATCAACGCCTATCTGGTCGTGCTCGTGCTGGGCCTGGCCGACAAGACCGGCGACTTCGCCCAGATCCCCGACGTGCTGGCCCGCTGGGACGTCATCACCGTTGCGGGCTTCATGTATGCGATGGAGTTCATCGCCGACAAGATCCCCTACATCGACTCCTCCTGGGACGCGATCTCCACCGCGATCCGCCCCACCACGGGCGCCGTGATCGGCGTGCTCCTGGCCGGTGACGCCTCGTCGCTGGACCAGGCCATCCTCGGGGTCGTGGGTGGTGGCAGTGCGCTGCTCTCCCACCTGGTCAAGGCGGGCGGCCGGCTGGCCATCAACGCCTCCCCCGAGCCGGTGACCAACATCGGTGCCAGCCTGGCCGAGGACATCGCCGTCTTCGCCGTCGTCGCCTTCGCGATCAACAACCCCGAGGCAGCCGCCGCGATCGCCGGGGTGCTGCTCGCGCTCGGGCTGGTCCTGCTCTACATCCTCGCCAAGGTGATCCGACGGGGGTGGCGGAAGTGGAAGAAGAAGGACCCGATCGCGGCGTCGGCATGACCCCGGAGGCGAGGCCCGGGGCGGGCAGCAAGCGGATCGTCGTCGTCGGCGGCGGCTTCGGCGGGATGGCGAGCGCGCTGCGGCTGGCCAAGCTCGGTCACGAGGTCACCCTCCTCGAGGGCTCCGCGGCGCTGGGCGGCGCGCTGGCTCCGATCAGCGCCGACGGCTTCACCTGGGACTCCGGCGCGGCGACGACCCTGCTCCCCGCGGTGCTGCGCGACCTGTTCCGCAAGACCGGTCGACCGCTGGAGCGGGAGGTCGACCTCATACCCCTCGACGTGATCCGCGAGCACAGGTTCGAGGACCGCTCGGTCCTGCGCCTGCCCGGCGGCTCGCGGGCCGCGCAGCTCGACGCCTTCGACCAGCTGGGCGGGTTCGGCAGCTCGTGGTCGGCGTACGTCGATGCGCACGCCGAGACCTGGGAGGTGCTCCGGCGGGGCTATCTCGAGCAGGCGTGGGACCCGGCCCTGGCGCCACGTGGACTCACCGACCTGCTCACCAGCCGCGAGATGCTGCACAAGCTACTGCGTGGCGTCTTCAAGGACGAGCGCCTGCGGCTGGTCGCCAGCCACCCGTTCGTGATCGACGGCCACGACCTGCGCAACGTGCCGGCGTGGATGGGGGTCACGTCCTATCTCGAGCAGACCTTCGGCGCCTGGACGATCGACGGCGGGCTCTCAGCGCTCGAGGCAGTGCTGACCGAGCGGCTCACGACGCGTGGGGTCACGGTCGTGCGCGAGACGACAGCGCTCGACGTGGTGGTGCGCGAGGGGCGGGCCGCAGCCGTCCGGACCCAGCTCGGGGAGATCGACGCCGATGCGGTGGTGTGCGCGATCGACCCACGGCGCCTGCCGGTGCTGGCGTCGTTCGTGCGTCGGACCATGCCGGCCATCCCGCCGGTGATCTCGCACGTCGGCCTCGAGGGCGACGTCCCTGACCTGCCCCACGAGGTGGTGCTGCACGGCGACCCGATGCTGGTCATCCGCCGAGGGGGGCAGGCGCCCCCGGGTTGCACGGCGTGGACCGTCG comes from Nocardioides piscis and encodes:
- a CDS encoding phytoene desaturase family protein, producing MTPEARPGAGSKRIVVVGGGFGGMASALRLAKLGHEVTLLEGSAALGGALAPISADGFTWDSGAATTLLPAVLRDLFRKTGRPLEREVDLIPLDVIREHRFEDRSVLRLPGGSRAAQLDAFDQLGGFGSSWSAYVDAHAETWEVLRRGYLEQAWDPALAPRGLTDLLTSREMLHKLLRGVFKDERLRLVASHPFVIDGHDLRNVPAWMGVTSYLEQTFGAWTIDGGLSALEAVLTERLTTRGVTVVRETTALDVVVREGRAAAVRTQLGEIDADAVVCAIDPRRLPVLASFVRRTMPAIPPVISHVGLEGDVPDLPHEVVLHGDPMLVIRRGGQAPPGCTAWTVVGRGKLAEDVLRALARHKIDVRSQVVSRIDRTPRDLVDAWGGSPLGVLWQGRQTVRDRLGPTTPVPGVYAAGAHATPGAGLPFVGLSAALVAAEIGAA
- a CDS encoding ArsC/Spx/MgsR family protein: MEIWLNPACSKCRTAVAELDAAGTDYTVRRYLEDPPTADELAAVVDRLGVDPWHLARDKEAREAGIDLPRDAGHRDAWLAALAAHPRAIQRPIITAADGTTVVGRDPDSLRAVIDAETVQERLTRPPGPSS
- a CDS encoding DUF4126 domain-containing protein; translated protein: MESLALTFSSGWASGINAYLVVLVLGLADKTGDFAQIPDVLARWDVITVAGFMYAMEFIADKIPYIDSSWDAISTAIRPTTGAVIGVLLAGDASSLDQAILGVVGGGSALLSHLVKAGGRLAINASPEPVTNIGASLAEDIAVFAVVAFAINNPEAAAAIAGVLLALGLVLLYILAKVIRRGWRKWKKKDPIAASA
- a CDS encoding YbaK/EbsC family protein, whose translation is MANEHPAVTSFRGQLARRGGTGDVIILPDSVHTAILASQALGCEVGAIANSLLFDAGGQPVLILTSGAHRVDTAKAADLIGLGRLQRASADFVKQHTGQVIGGVSPIAHPAPVPTWIDTWLRRHDVVWAAAGHPAAVFSTTFEELVEMTGAVEIEVE